The genomic DNA GGCCGATTTTGCGCGGGTCCACGTCGTAGTAGGCGGCAAAACGGACCCCGTGCTCCAGGAGCATGTCCGCGCGCTTGCGCGTGGTCCGGCCCGAGCCGAGGATGTGGACCTCGGGGTGGTTGCGGTTGTAGCTGGCCAGCCAACGGGCCAGATACTGTGCCTTGACGCGGTAAAAGGCGTCCGCCCGGTAGCGCGGATGGGTACGCGAAAGCCGGTCGGGCGGGTCGTTCCAGACCAGCAGCTCGGCATCGACCTTGGCCATGCGCACCCCGGCCTCCAGCCAGCGCAGCAGCAGCTCGTAATCCTCGGGAAAATCGCCGTCCCGGTAGGGGCCGTGCGTTTCAACGCAGGCGCGACGGCACATGATGGAGGGATTTGGCACCGGAAACTCCACGAACCGGTTCAGGCTGATGGCCTCGTGGGTCAGGAGCGTGTTGGTCCAGTCCACATACCGGGCGTATCCGGCGCATCGGTGCCGGTCGCCGCCAAAACGGATGCGGCTGCCAGCCAGCCCGATCTCGGGGTGCTCGTCGAGCAGCCGGGCCTGGGCGGCCAGCCTCTCGGGCAGCATCTCGTCATCGGCGTCCATGCGGGCGATGTAGCGCCCCCGCGCCAGACCCATGGCCGTGTTGGCAGCCACGGCCACCCCGCCGTGAGCGGCGTGGACCACACGCACCCGGTCGTCCCGGCGCGCGAACTCGTCCAGGACCGCGCCTGTATTGTCCTCGCTCCCGTCATCCACTGCCACCACCTCGATGGCCCGCAGGGACTGGGCCAGGATGCTCTCCATGGCCCGGCCCACGGTGTCAGCGCAGTCGCGGCAGGGCATGGTCACGGTGACGACCGGTTCAAACACGGCTCACCCCTCTGCCGCCAGG from Pseudodesulfovibrio aespoeensis Aspo-2 includes the following:
- a CDS encoding glycosyltransferase family 2 protein, giving the protein MFEPVVTVTMPCRDCADTVGRAMESILAQSLRAIEVVAVDDGSEDNTGAVLDEFARRDDRVRVVHAAHGGVAVAANTAMGLARGRYIARMDADDEMLPERLAAQARLLDEHPEIGLAGSRIRFGGDRHRCAGYARYVDWTNTLLTHEAISLNRFVEFPVPNPSIMCRRACVETHGPYRDGDFPEDYELLLRWLEAGVRMAKVDAELLVWNDPPDRLSRTHPRYRADAFYRVKAQYLARWLASYNRNHPEVHILGSGRTTRKRADMLLEHGVRFAAYYDVDPRKIGHVIGGIEVRPREAVPPPGEAFCLPYVASRGAREDIADFLDGRGFVLGRDYLPVA